One Vitis riparia cultivar Riparia Gloire de Montpellier isolate 1030 chromosome 4, EGFV_Vit.rip_1.0, whole genome shotgun sequence genomic window carries:
- the LOC117912423 gene encoding tyrosine decarboxylase 1-like → MGSLSFNTFSPLDPQSFSEESKMVVDFIADYYKNVEKYPVQSQVDPGYLMHHCPDTAPYCPEPLETILKDVSDSIIPGLTHWQSPNFFGYFQANASTAGFLGEMLCTGLNVVGFNWIASPAATELESIVMDWVGKMLMLPPSFLFSGGGGGVLHGSTCEAIICSLAAARDKVLKKIGHHKITKLVVYGSDQTHSTLQKASKLVGIPTSNFRSLPTSFSNDFALCPDDVRTAMEEDIGAGLVPLFLCATVGTTSSGAVDPLEALGHVAKDFKVWLHIDAAYAGSACICPEFRHHLNGVELAHSISMNPHKWLLTNMDCCCLWIKEPKLFVDSLSTAPEYLRNNASESKKVIDYKDWQIALSRRFRAIKVWVVIRRHGLDNLMFHIRSDVNLAKRFEAHVATDPRFEVVVPRRFALVCFRLRPREEGEGTELNSRLLMAVNGSGAAFMTHAVVGGIYIIRCAIGSTLTESRHVDSLWKLIQEKAQLVLQEPCLALEED, encoded by the coding sequence ATGGGCAGCCTCTCCTTCAACACCTTCAGCCCTCTGGATCCACAGAGTTTCTCCGAGGAGTCCAAAATGGTAGTCGATTTCATTGCTGATTACTATAAAAATGTGGAGAAGTACCCAGTTCAAAGCCAAGTTGATCCTGGGTACCTCATGCACCATTGCCCAGACACTGCCCCATATTGTCCAGAGCCCTTGGAAACCATTCTCAAAGATGTATCTGATAGCATCATTCCAGGCCTCACTCACTGGCAGAGCCCCAACTTCTTTGGCTATTTCCAAGCAAATGCTAGCACTGCTGGCTTTCTTGGTGAGATGCTTTGCACTGGACTTAACGTGGTAGGCTTCAACTGGATCGCTTCGCCTGCCGCCACTGAACTCGAATCCATTGTGATGGATTGGGTTGGGAAAATGCTTATGCTTCCaccttcatttcttttctcaGGAGGTGGTGGCGGTGTCTTGCATGGAAGTACCTGTGAGGCCATAATTTGTAGTTTAGCTGCTGCAAGGGACAAAGTTCTCAAAAAGATCGGCCATCATAAAATAACTAAGTTGGTGGTCTATGGTTCTGATCAAACACATTCCACCCTTCAAAAGGCCTCAAAGTTGGTTGGTATTCCAACCTCAAATTTTCGAAGCCTCCCcacttcattttcaaatgattttgcaCTATGCCCAGACGATGTTCGCACAGCAATGGAGGAGGACATTGGAGCTGGCCTTGTTCCGTTGTTTCTTTGTGCCACTGTGGGAACCACATCCTCTGGGGCTGTTGATCCTCTGGAGGCGCTAGGGCACGTCGCAAAGGACTTCAAGGTGTGGCTCCACATTGATGCAGCTTATGCAGGAAGTGCCTGTATATGTCCCGAATTCAGGCACCATTTGAATGGGGTTGAACTCGCACACTCGATTAGTATGAACCCCCACAAATGGCTCCTCACCAACATGGACTGCTGTTGTCTATGGATTAAAGAACCAAAGCTATTTGTGGATTCATTATCAACTGCTCCTGAGTATCTGAGGAACAATGCAAGCGAATCAAAGAAGGTCATAGACTACAAAGATTGGCAAATAGCACTAAGCAGAAGATTCAGGGCCATCAAAGTTTGGGTGGTGATTCGAAGGCATGGCTTGGACAACCTCATGTTCCATATACGCAGCGATGTAAACTTGGCCAAGCGATTCGAGGCACATGTAGCCACAGATCCCAGATTTGAGGTTGTGGTGCCGAGAAGGTTTGCACTGGTGTGCTTCAGACTGAGGCCCAGAGAAGAAGGGGAGGGCACAGAACTGAACTCAAGGCTGCTAATGGCTGTCAATGGAAGTGGTGCTGCATTCATGACTCATGCAGTGGTGGGTGGGATTTATATCATACGCTGTGCAATTGGGTCCACATTGACTGAGAGTAGGCATGTTGATAGTCTATGGAAGCTCATTCAGGAAAAGGCTCAACTCGTACTGCAGGAGCCTTGTTTGGCGCTGGAGGAAGACTAG